A window of Epinephelus moara isolate mb chromosome 15, YSFRI_EMoa_1.0, whole genome shotgun sequence genomic DNA:
TTTTAAGTCCAAATTACCAAATGCTTGTAGTTTCCCTGAGTGGAAGTCATTGAGGAGACTGAGCAGGCCGTTCTCCATCTCCTGTACATCTGAGACATCAGTCAGAAAGGAGTGCTGGATGATAGGTGCTGCCTGGCCCTGGTTCTGACTGGATTTGCCACCTAAACCCAAATGCTGCCTGGGTTTATCTCTAACTGCCCTGGGAAAAGACAGGAACAACAGAAAGCAGTTATAAAGGAGTGATAATCAGATCTGACTAACATCACATGCTTGCATTCATTAAAtgctgaggaaaacaaaaacatgatatgGAGCTGTTCTTAGTGAAATCTGCACAGTTACTACCTTCTACTTTTGCTCTTCTGGCTGGAGTGAGTCCCCGCGTTCTGGCTGTAGCCTGCGTGCCGTCCCCCGGAGGAAGCGCTGCTCTTTCGGCCAGAGCCACCGGTTGGAGCCGCAGTGCTGGTGGAGGTCCTGGGACTCTTTCGCTTTAGCTTTCGTTCCTCCATAACTTCATGTTACGGTGCTGTCTGGTTAGCTAGAGGGCAAAGCACGACAAACTGACACCAGACACTGCAGACAGCACCGTAACTCAATCCAGAACCATCAATCTAATCACGCAGATACATCACCCCGATAGATATTACCGTGGTTCGTGaccaagctaacgttagcttagcagctagctaCTCGGCTAATCTGCAGACTCAGAAAATAGTGGCCTCGAACATACGCCGAAGGACACATTCACTCACACTTGCTGCTGAGCTCCTGGTTAGCCGTCTGTGGCACTGACAGATATTCCACACGATATAAACACTTGTTGAATCATATAAAACTACGTATGTACCCCGAAGGCTAGTCAGCTAACCTGGAAACTCTGAAAACTTCCTGTTTTGGTGGGACGCAACGCACCCAAACATGGCCGAATTCCAAATACCTTTGTACTGCACTACATTATGAACtaaaatacagtatgtcatcTCACCTAACATGGTGGCGAAATTACAGTATTCTCGACTTTTGGAATAGCACAAGAGTACTTATTTTTTTACTAAAAGCCTACCATAAGTCCATGAAAGTGTCTCATCTACTCTGCGTAGTGTCTCTCAAAGGTTCCTCACAACGAATTGGAGCGCGGCTCAAAGTCGGCCGTGCGTATCTTGTAAACAGTAGGATTTTGCTGGCAAAAAGTATGAACACAAATGGGGATTTTATAAATCTCCCCCTTTATTTGACGCATTAAAAAGCCTAAAGACATATTCATGATCCAAaataatcatcaaaataaaaacgaCTCGATTActgagaaatgtgtttttcgTAATCCCCTTTCTTACCTTTACAAGACACTTTCTATGTTGTAGCCtacattttctttataaatttTTTTGTTGTCCATAATGACGACATGCCTGCCCACACTGTTgtttaaactgatttatttattttaaatttccctgtatgttttttgttgttgtttgtgcacTACTATTTTTGTGTTATGATTTTATGGAGATATTGTACACTTTTATTAATGTACTTATATTCTCTTATTTATGACTGCTTTTATTTGATAATTCCTGTGTTTTTATTCGATCATGCCTCTGTTGTATTTAATGTCTTTGTGAAGCACTTAGGTGCACTTAGGTAActtgaatttttaattttattaattttttattcaTGATGTTTCTTAATTTAACcatttaagaaagaaaaagaagaaagcaaAAAATGCTCTCTGGGGACatgtaaagaaaatgtgaaaaaacaaaaggccTAGGACTTAATTACTTTTATTCAAAAGTTCAGACTGGCATTGTAAAACATGACTTTAGTTCATTACTATACAGCTGATAGCATGACTCCAGacatacaaaaaaacagttaatcATAATTATATTAGCATGACCATGGTGGTTTTAGTGggatagaagaaaacaaaatgtctacAGAGTGAAGCCTGTTTTCCAAAATCTTAATCTCAAAGAGGATTTTCCCTGTGAAAGTGAACTGTGACTGACATGTAGTTGCGACAAACAACCACAAGGGGGAGATAAGTGAACACCCAATACTGATCCCCCCTCTCCCTCATCTTAATTAATAAAGTATTAATACCTGATAAACATGCTGAAAGGGGCACtttgtacattttaattaactgcgaatgttttcataaacataaaCTACATTCAAAATGCTGATTAGTTGAATTCCAGAGCGCCATTCAAGCCTTTATTAGTGTACACCAAATATTCTCTCACTGAATGaggtctgtgtgttttggggtCTGTAGGTGATGCTATTCCAGTCACAGTCTTGAATAGCTGCACAAATAGCTGGTTTTATTCACTTTTACCAACATCCAAGGaaaaaatgttctcattttcagtgtttgcCTTTGCATTATTGTTGTCTTGTTGGTATTTACAAGATGGCCTTTATAAGTCACTCAGGAGGGGGAAAAAGCATCAGACAGCATCAGATAAATGTTTCATCTGTAACAGAAATTAATTCTGGTTTGCAGCTTAAAGCTCTGATTTCATGCTGAGGGTCAAGCAAAACAAGTTCCCACTGAAGatatctaaaaaataaaacaaataaaaagcataaatataaatatgtaaaagtCATGTTGTTGTTACTGGCCAAATTCTGGAACCACCTGTCATGTTGAGACCAATCTGactttttgatgatttttggattCATAGCTCAGGAAATAATGCAACAGTAAAAGTCTGGATGTAAGAGTGTGTGGCCTTCTCactgaaaatgtcacattaacACAGATTACTGCTTCCTCCTAAGTCGTAGCAGGATCTCCATGTATATTTCAGTAAATTCTATCAGGCTCCGGTGTCTCGGTGGATCAGTGCTTATCGCTGTTGCTTTACATCGAGATGGACATGGGTTTAAATGTTCCTGCATCTCCCCACTATGCATGCTTTGGTAAGGTTTAGTCCTATGTGGCTATCCTATTGGAAAATGGTCCTTACTTTCCACAGTTGATCAGTTTACTGATCACCACCCAAAAAATAAGGAACTTACACTAACTGTtgttctgtttgtctctgtgctcTTCTCACCTATTTTTAGTGGGCACCAATCAGGATTTTGCTGTATTTGAATAAATATTGATGATGGCTGTGGAGTGGTTTGCTCATGTTATCTGatcaaaccacacccacacagtcctaATGAAGCATATTAACTGAGTTTTTTACTGTTTCAAGAACCAAGGGTCAATAAATGTCCTTTAAAATTAGCTTTTCTAATGAAAACAAGAACGATTTAAAAGAAAGTATAGGATCCTGGAAACTATACTGGGACTATActatatttttgtacttttcaatagttttcatttctattttttttttttttttttttcaatttcagtttagtttcagttagtTCCCAGAGTTGGTCTGCTtgttttactttagtttttcattagttttggtATTAGTTTTTTATGATAATATGAGGGGTATTTATCAGAGAAAGATTTAAGAGGTTCAGAAGATGTATTTCAATATAAAGGCAACTGACTCAATTATGTGGACATCCCAGTCTCAATAGACATTATGCACCAATGCCTCCTCATGCTTGTTGTGTTGACAAATTAAACCAAACTGACAAACGCTAAAGATGTttcttgtatattttta
This region includes:
- the ccdc28a gene encoding coiled-coil domain-containing protein 28A, encoding MEERKLKRKSPRTSTSTAAPTGGSGRKSSASSGGRHAGYSQNAGTHSSQKSKSRRAVRDKPRQHLGLGGKSSQNQGQAAPIIQHSFLTDVSDVQEMENGLLSLLNDFHSGKLQAFGNECSIGQMEHVREMQEKLARLHFDLYGEVDEMPEDQRKMACDTNMDKLLLNLEELSSSIQKLNLADSQEIPRTASM